TGTTTGTAGATGATTCGGTCACTTGAGGCTAAATGTGATTCTCTTGAGAAGAAGGTAGGGATATCTTCGGACTGAATTAATATATATCTCtcataatttgttttgttccAATCATATTTTGTCCAGTacataatatagtaaattctttgtttcttcGATATACATGCCTTCATTTTTCTGGTTTAGTAAATTATAGATAGAGGCATGTGGATACGCACTCAGACATATTCAACTTATATTATATTGTGAGGGGCTACCTTCCCTTATTCATTCGTTAGTTTGTTTATCAAGTCAATGGTTTTTCCTTGTATTTGTAGGGAGCTGGTTGGTGTAAGAAAGAAGCTCAATGGCGAAAGTTAGAGGCTGAACTGCAGCTTAAAGTTCAGAAGCTTACAGAGGTAAGCTTATTTGCAATGCAATTGATCTTCTGATTCTACATAATCTATGGTTTTTAAtggctttttatttattttattttttctggtCATATAGCCCTCTGTATCAGCAGTAGTTCTTTCTCTCAGCCTCCAAAACTGTTACTGTTTTCGCATTACATTTTAATTCCTTTATAGTATTTAGTTTTACATATCTTTGTGTGCATTTATCCTGTGAAGCAGTTATGCCTTTATATTGACAATTGAAGTGCAAATGTTTATATATTCTCTAGTGCTTTATATTGGGCTGGTTCCTGCTTTAGAGCATCTCTAAGCATCCATGACTTGAGATAGAGCATGCAAAGAAAAATCCTGCAGCATTTTCGAATGACTGTTCGGAAAAAAATGTCTTTGTACATTAAATATGATTGGATTGTTTTctgtagaaaaataaaatgttctaaatattattttaggagtgtatttctcttttacatttggtttttaaatttttgccgTTGTAGAGGACAACATATTTGGAGCGTTTATTAGGAGACACGCATAGCAGAACATCTGGACAAGTCAATGCTCATGGGGCCGTTGAAGGAAGATTTGCATCTGCTAACACAATCTTAGACGAAAAATCTTATGGTTAGTGTATTCatgttcatattttagcatctTTAAAGCTTAAGATATTCATTTTCAATGGCAGTTAAGTTTATCATAATGATATGAAACCATGCTTTCTTTGTCTCCTAGGGTGGAACTTTGACTCAAAGCTCTGTGGACAAGCGTATTCTTGCAATTTCATATTAGAGGTATGGCATGGTTCCTTTCTCTTATGCTTTGTTCTTTCATCATattcctttcctcttctctttcatcATATACACGGAGATGGAGGTAAATACACAAACATACACATCATTGTGTGTGAACTGGACCTACAGATATCATCTCTATATCAGCAAAAAGACATATATGGTGGTCTTGATAAGTAGGGCACTACTGCCAGATTTTGTGTGATATTCGCTGGAAATCCACTCTAGTAATTGGTGAAAAGGAAGaagttatattattttattgttccACATAATGTTAACCTCATGATAGTGAACTTTGCAGAAGGAGTTGCAGGTAGATGGTGCTCGTTTATTTGATGTTGATGCATCTAACCAAATTGTGTTAATTTCACGAAGGCTTGCTGGGATAGGTGGGACACAAGCGCTTACCAAAGTAAAGTTTCTGGGGTTGGACAAAGTTTGTGCTTCTGTTGCattatatttgtatattataACACAGGAACTGCTCTTGATCTTTCTTAAATATGGTTCTGCAGTTGAGTTTGATACCTCCGTATGACAGAGATGATATTCTCCTTCCTAGATCTATAAAAGTCATTAGGGACCTACGCATTTGCCCTACGAACAGTGACCTTGCACTGTTTGCTTGCCTAGGGAAGAAGTTGTCAGTTCTCAGGTTGCATTGCGGTTAACTTCCTCAACTGTTATTTTAGTACGTTCTTCATATATTTCTCCTGGTTGACACTTGTGTTATTTGTTACAGTATGGAAAGCAACAATGTCATCCTTGCCTATGATCTACCGGTAAAATCTTGATCTGTtgtttatattgttttgtaCTAACTTCAAAAACTCGTGTTTCCTGTATTATGCAGTGTGAAAGAACTTGTTCACGTGATTATCTACGCGCGTTCAGGTTATGTATGGGAGTGGTTAAAGCCACTCAGCATGACATACTGTTAAAGTTATATGCTTGGCATAATATGTGTTAATCTGTCTGTTTTACTCTTCTATTGTTTGTTCTTCATGTTGACATTTTTGCTTGCAGGCTGCTGCTTGGACATGTTCCTGGGATCTCAATGACTCGAATTATGTATATGCTGGATTACAGGTCTGATCCTACTTTCCATTTTAAGTATTTTGGAAGGTGTTACTTGTATATCCTCTgctttaatttcatttttcttattcttgCAGAATGGCTCTCTTTTGGTGTTTGACTTGCGCCGAACTGCAGGTCCTGTTGCAACGATAAAGGGGCTGACAAACAACCCAATTCATACTGTACATTCCCTTCCAAATAATTCAGCTCTCCCTTCTGGTGCTAGAACAGTGCTGTCCGCTTCTTCAATTGGCTTATGTCTGTGGAACGTTGATAATGCTGAAGAAGGGTGAGTTCAAATATGTGTCCTGTTCTTTCTTTCACAGCTATGAAATCATATGGATCTCTAAATATTCTTGATTACCCCGTCTGATTTTATCAATAttgtttttaaagaaagaaaaaagaagaattcaATATCTACCGTGAGTGATGCCATTTAACATGTTAGTCTGGCTTGTTTGCTTGCTTTTGATAAACCGATGGTCTGTTTGCATGTTTGTAATGACCTTTTAGAGCAAGTCACAACTAAAAGGCCAAAATACACAAGAATGTTTTTTTCCCTGGTTCATTTTCTCCTATCTAAGTTGATTATTGCAGTCTcatcaagaaagaaaaaaagaatacgCTTTGCTCTGTTGATTGGATGCTGTATTTTCTTTATCCATGTATTTCCTCTTGTAAAGGGATGATATTTTGGATCGCAACAAATGAAATTCTCttgctttttcattttaaatatattccaaATAGTTGGTCAACTACTGCATGGCTCTGTTCTAACAGAATTTAAACTTTATGAAGGCCAATATTGGTTCCTCAAACGGAGAATCAAGGAGTTTGCATATCTCTTGCTTATTGTCCTAGTAGTGACAACATTGTCGCTTCCTATCGTCCCAAAGTGGAAATGTCCGATGAGACAATCTTCTCTCAACCACCGCTTACTCCTTCCCGTGGTGGCATTGGACAAGGAACAGTGGGTTCCCTTGTTTTACTAAAGAGAGCAGACAGCAGCAACTGTTTTAAAAGGTTGGGATCTGCATGCACCAACGTCTGTGATATCGGACTGCCAAAATCTGCAATCATCGACTTAGGAAATCATCGCACATTGTTTGCATCAGAGGATAAGTTAAGTTCCAAAGTGGTTTTAGAAGAGTTGCCATCTTTTACAACCTTCCAGAGCCTTAAGTTGCATAAAGATCCTGTTCGCGATCTCAAGTACACTCCTGCTTTGAAGAAAGGTCTGCTTAGTTGTTTAAGTGGCGACGTACTGCAACTCTTCAGTACCAGGCTTTCATGAAATAGATCATTTGCAGTTATGTAATTGCTCAATTtatgtatgtttttttctGAAGTACCGATGCTGTAATTGTActgtataatatattttaatgcCTTTATAGTATTTAGGTTTTACATATCTTTGCCTGCATTTATCCTGTGAAGCAGTTGTGCCCTTATATTGACAATTGAAGTGCAAATGTTTATAAATTCTACATGGTGCTTTATATTGGGCTGGCTCTAAGCAGCCATGAGTCATGACAATTGAAGTGCCAAGGTTTATATATAGGTTCTATAGTGCTTTGTATTGATGATATCAATACAACTATATCATCAATTCATTATCCACttccattattattaataatattcTTTTGGAATTTAGAATTACTTTTTATCATTCAGAAGATAAATACTACAACTAAATTTATcagttgaatttgtttttgtccCACCAGCTTTGGGCCTCAAAAATAGTTAATTGCTGGTAAACACTTAGTCATTTAAACTAGCTTGTTTTTGGTGAGCTTTAGTCGTTTAAATCACAGAACTGGCCAAAATTAACTAAGGAATTTGGCCCATGCTAATTTTGGTCCAAACAATATCCAACTTCATCTAAGTATAATTCCTTCCTTTGGaggaaaaagtaaaataaaaaataagcactcacaaacagaaaatagaggggaagaaaaactcaaataaatttgaaacGTCCACATTCTgggctttttatttatagaaaattgcCGTACACTCCTTTCCCTCCCCCCGGAACTAGGACCAAAATTGAATTTAACCTCCggattcaaaaaaataaaataaaaaaaggagaagaaaaaaaacaaattccgACCTGCCGGATTCGAACCAGCGACCTAAGGATAACCGATGGATACTCCAACTACAGTCCTCCGCTCTACCAACTGAGCTAAGGTCGGCTTGGGAACTTAATGCGTGcgaaatatatttatcaccATCCAAACTGCCACCTATTAAAATTGAGCACAAACAACTATTTTgtataaaagagaaaaaatttataataagaaaaaacaagtGTTTCAAAAATTCAAGTTAGTGCTGACatatccaaaaaataataataataataataatcccaGAATGGAAAATGCCATATCAATCAGAAACAATGGGTTAAGAATAGTGATTATTCTTCTCCCAGTATAGCAATCAACATGAATATATCAGATTAATTACAACCCCATAGTAGGTGGCAATTATCATAGCATTATTAGGGGGGTCAGAATAATATCatagcaaaaacaaaactcatcAAACccataaaacaacaaaactcACTATTTATATTGTATGCTTTCTCATGGACCCCAGAAAACGTCTTCCAATGTTTGTTTAATAATAATGTTAATCATTTTCTGTTAACATCAATGAGTGAAATGGGAATTTCAGTGCCCAATAatatttctcaaaaataatttaattgaagttGCAAAAAATTGTTCAATCAAGAAAACTCATCACAATGAATTATATGCTTTATGAATCAGGGTGTTGGGTGGACATCATCTTTGTAGCTGCTCTCAAACCAGACATGTTTTCATCATCAGATTGTTCATAACATGCCAAAAGAAGAAGGGCTTGAGGGGAAGAGGAGGATATGGACCTTTGCTTCAACCAtatctatttgttttgtttctaacATTCTATCATTTTCAGGCCATTTTAAAACTTCAAAACCTCCCCCCATCTACTTCATTTGGGCATCTTTTGGGCCTCTTATGCCTTATGCATTATTGTTGCTCAAATCATCTTAATCATTTTCAAAGGTCATGTTGATTGCAGGAAAGAAACATGTTTCCCAAGCGTTATATGGGCTCCCTTCATTTTGGTTTTACTTACAACTGTGTGATGCAGGTCATgttcaaggaaaaaaaaaaaatctgcttataaatatttagatgataaaacaaTTCTAGTGTTCATATTTTTGGTTGGTTTAGAATTTAGATGCAGGTCATGTCATTTTTTGTTAGCATATCatgtcaaatttcatggaaattaaatcaaacaacTAATCTCTGACACATCTGGTGCAAGAAAATTCCACATGCAGcatgctgctgctgcaatgCCCTTTCTGCTTTTTACATCTCACTCTGAATTCCCatgatttttaatttgcaaTTATCCTTGTTCACTCTCGGCCATTAGTTCAAGTGGCCTTCACATGAGAATACTTGATCCACCGCACAATTGGAAAATTGGTCTTGGGAAATGTGCTCACTTACTATTGCTGCTTGCCATTCTCtctatttgttttaatttaaatcaaactGCTGGAGCTTCAGAGTTGAGAAGATGACCAATCATAAAGTGCCCCAGTTTCTGTGGCAGTCACTGGGACGCATAGaacaataccaaaaaaaatagaaaaacagaaagaaattATTTTGCATTATTGAAGAATGACAAGTGCTTGGCTGCACACATACACTTGCTCAAAACCCATATCCTCCATTCTTTGAATTCATCACACA
This genomic interval from Prunus dulcis unplaced genomic scaffold, ALMONDv2, whole genome shotgun sequence contains the following:
- the LOC117613343 gene encoding E3 ubiquitin-protein ligase RFWD3-like; translation: MANPHPPSPILLLDDEELQEDQNAAPGFNDDGEDEDDEDEEEEEEDEDLIDTDYAVYIASLQHSGVSHNGAGNSRETVASNGAEEWGRKRRRAGEGKTASCDGIGSAESSQGSHWTRNEIDGLFCPICLEAWTNDGDHHICCLPCGHIYGMSCIRKWLQQRKNSGKCPQCNKKCALKDVRKLFASRIVSVDEESQKMIRSLEAKCDSLEKKGAGWCKKEAQWRKLEAELQLKVQKLTERTTYLERLLGDTHSRTSGQVNAHGAVEGRFASANTILDEKSYGWNFDSKLCGQAYSCNFILEKELQVDGARLFDVDASNQIVLISRRLAGIGGTQALTKLSLIPPYDRDDILLPRSIKVIRDLRICPTNSDLALFACLGKKLSVLSMESNNVILAYDLPAAAWTCSWDLNDSNYVYAGLQNGSLLVFDLRRTAGPVATIKGLTNNPIHTVHSLPNNSALPSGARTVLSASSIGLCLWNVDNAEEGPILVPQTENQGVCISLAYCPSSDNIVASYRPKVEMSDETIFSQPPLTPSRGGIGQGTVGSLVLLKRADSSNCFKRLGSACTNVCDIGLPKSAIIDLGNHRTLFASEDKLSSKVVLEELPSFTTFQSLKLHKDPVRDLKYTPALKKGLLSCLSGDVLQLFSTRLS